A genomic window from Halogeometricum borinquense DSM 11551 includes:
- the ggt gene encoding gamma-glutamyltransferase: MNIDENADIDRFTSRRSTVYGQRGVVATSQPLASAAGIQMLREGGNAFDAAVATAAALNVVEPTSTGLGGDVFALYRTADGDVGAMRACGGAPAEATIENVRESVAEENDVDSEDAEMPDTGAHTVTVPGTARGWEATVDAFGRLTLADALQPAIRYATDGYPVSEVIADAWTHGEEVFETDNAREAFLFDDEAPDVGQTVTFPKLGATMEQIAEKGADVVYEGDIAEQIADEVQSQGGFMTVDDLADFEVEFPDPISTTYNGVEVFELPPNNQGLIALEALNIAEEIGAHESELGSADRIHYFGEAMKLAFHDGHRYITDPAYEEIPPLASKEWAEKRATAIGEEANDDVSFGVPDASNEAPGRQRPPNPQEPPEPPEDSDTVLLTVADDEGNVVSYINSRFAGFGSGLVAGDTGIALQNRGSSFSLDPSHPNRLEPGKRPFHTLIPGLLKFDEDDWAAFGVMGGYMQPQGHLQVVSNIVDYGMPLQAALDFPRWRYREDGSLAIEERTGDSVGTKLTRRGHDVRLLSPSLFGGAQIARSDHGTLSAATEPRKDGNAQGY, translated from the coding sequence ATGAATATTGACGAAAACGCCGACATAGACCGCTTTACTTCACGGCGCTCGACGGTGTACGGGCAGCGCGGCGTCGTCGCTACCAGTCAGCCACTCGCGTCGGCGGCGGGTATTCAGATGCTCCGCGAGGGCGGCAACGCCTTCGACGCCGCCGTCGCCACCGCTGCGGCGCTCAACGTTGTCGAACCAACATCTACAGGCCTCGGCGGCGACGTATTCGCTCTCTACCGGACGGCAGACGGCGACGTGGGTGCGATGCGTGCCTGCGGCGGCGCACCCGCCGAGGCGACGATCGAGAACGTCCGCGAGTCTGTCGCCGAAGAGAACGATGTAGACTCAGAGGATGCCGAGATGCCCGATACGGGCGCACACACCGTTACCGTTCCCGGAACGGCCCGCGGGTGGGAAGCCACAGTCGATGCGTTCGGCCGACTGACACTTGCAGATGCACTCCAGCCGGCAATTCGGTACGCCACGGATGGCTATCCCGTCAGCGAAGTCATCGCCGACGCGTGGACGCACGGCGAGGAGGTGTTCGAGACTGACAACGCTCGTGAGGCGTTCCTGTTCGACGACGAGGCCCCTGACGTGGGGCAGACAGTAACGTTCCCGAAACTCGGCGCGACGATGGAACAAATCGCCGAGAAGGGCGCGGATGTCGTGTACGAGGGCGACATTGCCGAACAAATCGCAGACGAAGTGCAGTCGCAGGGCGGATTCATGACTGTCGATGACCTCGCGGACTTCGAAGTCGAGTTCCCCGATCCGATTTCCACGACGTACAACGGCGTCGAAGTCTTCGAACTCCCTCCGAACAATCAGGGTCTTATCGCGCTGGAAGCGCTCAATATCGCCGAGGAAATCGGCGCACACGAGTCCGAACTCGGCTCTGCTGACCGGATTCATTACTTCGGAGAGGCGATGAAACTCGCGTTCCACGACGGCCACCGTTACATCACTGACCCTGCATACGAGGAGATTCCACCACTCGCCTCGAAAGAATGGGCCGAGAAACGCGCCACAGCGATTGGTGAGGAGGCCAACGACGATGTGTCGTTTGGCGTTCCGGACGCCAGCAACGAAGCTCCCGGAAGACAACGGCCGCCGAACCCACAAGAACCTCCAGAGCCGCCTGAGGATTCGGACACGGTCCTTCTGACGGTCGCCGACGACGAAGGCAACGTCGTCTCTTACATCAACTCCCGATTCGCTGGATTCGGATCCGGTCTCGTCGCGGGCGACACCGGAATTGCCCTCCAGAACCGCGGCAGTTCGTTCTCGTTGGATCCGTCCCATCCGAACCGGCTCGAACCCGGAAAGCGGCCGTTTCACACGCTCATCCCCGGTCTCCTCAAGTTCGACGAGGACGACTGGGCGGCGTTCGGTGTCATGGGTGGCTACATGCAACCGCAGGGGCACCTGCAAGTCGTCTCGAACATCGTCGATTACGGAATGCCGCTACAGGCGGCGCTGGACTTTCCACGGTGGCGTTACCGTGAGGACGGATCGCTCGCAATCGAGGAACGAACCGGCGACAGCGTCGGAACGAAACTCACGCGTCGCGGACACGATGTGCGACTTCTCTCCCCGAGTCTGTTCGGGGGCGCACAGATCGCGCGGAGCGACCACGGAACGCTCTCGGCGGCGACGGAACCACGAAAAGACGGGAATGCACAGGGGTACTGA
- the aceA gene encoding isocitrate lyase, with translation MSEDPYERTTGADVFTRDVDNPSAREFRRMLDEQNFVFAPGIYHALDARLAELADLDAAYMSGYSTVLGQFGFPDLEMVTMTEMVENAKRIVEATNLPVIADCDTGYGGVHNVRRAVREYEKAGVAAIHIEDQTTPKRCGHIAGKQIISRDKARARFEAAVDAKQSEDTFIIARTDAYGSSNGDWEEHLERGRIYADAGVDMVWPEMPDPSREDAVNYAETIHETHPDLKLAFNYSSSFAWSKEEDPLTFEELGDLGYEYIFITLFGLHSGAHSVYEDFRALAETDEEAQFDLEGRYLDHPTESHHELSFVSDYQETEMQFDGEARNRIENSEGFSEEESTPIESDD, from the coding sequence ATGAGCGAGGACCCATACGAGCGAACGACGGGCGCTGACGTGTTCACCCGCGACGTGGACAATCCGTCGGCCCGGGAGTTCCGGCGGATGCTCGACGAGCAGAACTTCGTCTTCGCACCGGGCATCTACCACGCGCTCGACGCGCGTCTGGCTGAACTCGCCGACCTTGATGCCGCGTACATGAGCGGCTACTCGACGGTTCTCGGTCAGTTCGGCTTCCCGGACCTCGAAATGGTCACGATGACCGAAATGGTCGAGAACGCAAAGCGCATCGTCGAGGCGACGAATCTGCCCGTGATCGCAGACTGTGACACGGGATACGGCGGCGTCCACAACGTCCGCCGTGCCGTCCGCGAGTACGAGAAGGCCGGCGTCGCCGCCATCCACATCGAGGACCAGACGACGCCCAAGCGGTGTGGACACATCGCGGGCAAGCAGATTATCTCCCGCGACAAGGCCCGCGCGCGCTTCGAGGCGGCTGTGGACGCAAAGCAGTCTGAGGATACGTTCATCATCGCCCGGACTGACGCATACGGGTCGTCGAACGGAGACTGGGAGGAACATCTCGAACGCGGCCGGATATACGCCGACGCGGGTGTCGATATGGTGTGGCCCGAGATGCCCGACCCGTCCCGCGAGGACGCGGTCAACTACGCCGAAACCATCCACGAGACGCATCCGGATCTGAAGTTAGCGTTCAACTACTCCTCGTCGTTTGCGTGGTCGAAAGAGGAAGACCCACTCACGTTCGAGGAACTCGGGGACCTCGGCTACGAGTACATCTTCATCACGCTGTTCGGCCTGCACTCGGGCGCACACAGCGTCTACGAGGACTTCCGCGCGCTGGCCGAAACGGACGAGGAAGCGCAGTTCGACCTGGAAGGACGCTACCTCGACCACCCGACCGAATCGCACCACGAACTCTCCTTCGTCTCGGATTACCAAGAGACGGAGATGCAGTTCGACGGCGAGGCACGCAACCGTATCGAGAACTCCGAGGGCTTCTCCGAAGAGGAGAGCACCCCCATCGAGAGCGACGACTAA
- a CDS encoding ABC transporter ATP-binding protein has protein sequence MSSAITIRDLRKSYGGVQALDGVDLDVPEGSFFGLLGPNGAGKTTFINILVGLVRKSGGEARVFGYDVEDDYREARDRIGLAPQEFNVDRFFPIREVLEHKAGYHGIPADEARERADEVLKRVGIYDKRDTRFDWLSGGMKRRFVLARALITDPDLLILDEPTAGVDVQLRHELWETITELNDSGTTILLTTHYIEEAERLCDEVAILDSGRVLEVASPDELMDRGTDDIVVTLRDQPTAVPDFTVDDERVEAVELDGTRLVVTAREGGLVAPEVVRRLDAAGHEIVDLEISRTSLEEVFVEMTRQDEGRATMEVEQ, from the coding sequence ATGTCTTCTGCGATAACGATACGCGACTTGCGCAAGTCATACGGCGGCGTACAGGCGTTGGACGGCGTTGACCTCGACGTGCCTGAGGGCTCATTTTTCGGGCTTCTCGGCCCGAACGGCGCGGGGAAGACGACGTTCATCAACATCCTCGTGGGTCTCGTCCGCAAATCCGGCGGCGAGGCACGCGTCTTCGGTTACGACGTGGAGGACGACTACCGCGAGGCCCGCGACAGAATCGGCCTCGCACCGCAAGAGTTCAACGTGGACCGCTTTTTCCCCATCCGCGAAGTCCTCGAACACAAGGCGGGCTATCACGGAATCCCCGCGGACGAGGCGCGCGAACGTGCCGACGAAGTCCTCAAACGCGTCGGTATCTACGATAAGCGCGACACGCGATTCGACTGGCTCTCCGGCGGCATGAAGCGACGCTTCGTCCTCGCGCGTGCGCTCATCACAGATCCGGATCTCCTCATTCTCGACGAACCCACCGCGGGCGTGGACGTGCAACTCCGCCACGAACTCTGGGAGACCATCACTGAACTGAACGATAGCGGGACGACCATTCTCCTCACGACACACTACATAGAGGAGGCGGAACGCCTCTGTGACGAAGTGGCAATCCTCGACTCCGGTCGCGTCCTCGAAGTCGCAAGCCCGGACGAACTGATGGACCGCGGCACCGACGACATCGTGGTGACGCTCCGAGATCAACCGACCGCGGTTCCGGACTTCACAGTCGACGACGAGAGAGTCGAAGCGGTCGAACTCGACGGCACGAGACTCGTCGTCACGGCGCGCGAGGGTGGGCTGGTCGCCCCCGAAGTAGTCCGCCGCCTCGACGCCGCAGGCCACGAAATCGTGGACCTCGAAATCTCCCGAACGTCGCTCGAAGAAGTGTTCGTGGAGATGACGAGACAGGACGAGGGTCGCGCGACGATGGAGGTAGAGCAGTGA
- a CDS encoding ABC transporter permease: MSVERTGFLALLKREVLRFVRRPRNTFVPPFITNVLYFSVFGVILGERINEIAGVPYILFILPGLIVLGAVSNAFENASFSIFHGRWNRYIEEVLTSPLSYRSMVGAYVLSSATRGIFVGALVAVIGVFFTTVGVVRPFYLIAFMLVITLLFASLGVVGGLWAEDFDDLTMMNQFILRPLVFFGGVFYSLNELPATLQQVSLLNPMIYMVNGVRYGFLGVSEVDPNMSLAVLVALTVAVSAVNVALFRRGYGLTD, from the coding sequence GTGAGCGTCGAACGTACGGGTTTTCTCGCCCTGCTCAAGCGCGAGGTACTCCGATTCGTCCGCCGTCCGAGAAACACGTTCGTGCCGCCGTTCATCACGAACGTCCTCTACTTCTCGGTGTTCGGCGTCATCCTCGGCGAGCGAATCAACGAGATTGCGGGCGTGCCGTACATCCTCTTTATCCTCCCCGGCCTCATCGTTCTCGGAGCGGTGTCGAACGCGTTCGAGAACGCATCCTTTTCGATTTTCCACGGACGGTGGAACCGCTACATCGAGGAAGTTCTCACGTCGCCACTGTCGTATCGGTCGATGGTCGGCGCGTACGTCCTCTCGTCGGCGACGCGCGGCATCTTCGTCGGCGCACTCGTCGCAGTTATCGGCGTCTTCTTCACTACTGTCGGCGTCGTCCGCCCGTTCTATCTCATCGCGTTCATGCTCGTCATCACTCTGTTATTCGCAAGCCTCGGCGTCGTCGGCGGTCTATGGGCTGAGGACTTCGACGATCTGACGATGATGAACCAGTTCATCCTCCGGCCGCTGGTGTTCTTCGGCGGCGTGTTCTACTCGCTGAACGAACTGCCCGCGACGCTCCAGCAGGTATCGCTCCTCAATCCGATGATATACATGGTCAACGGCGTCCGCTATGGCTTCCTCGGCGTCAGCGAAGTTGATCCGAACATGTCACTCGCCGTCCTCGTCGCACTCACGGTCGCCGTTTCGGCGGTGAACGTCGCTCTGTTCCGCCGCGGCTACGGGCTCACCGACTGA